The Neofelis nebulosa isolate mNeoNeb1 chromosome X, mNeoNeb1.pri, whole genome shotgun sequence genome has a segment encoding these proteins:
- the MED12 gene encoding mediator of RNA polymerase II transcription subunit 12 isoform X10, with translation MAAFGILSYEHRPLKRPRLGPPDVYPQDPKQKEDELTALNVKQGFNNQPAVSGDEHGSAKNVNFNPAKISSNFSSIIAEKLRCNTLPDTGRRKPQVNQKDNFWLVTARSQSAINTWFTDLAGTKPLTQLAKKVPIFSKKEEVFGYLAKYTVPVMRAAWLIKMTCAYYAAISETKVKKRHVIDPFMEWTQIITKYLWEQLQKMAEYYRPGPAGSGGCGSTIGPLPHDVEVAIRQWDYNEKLAMFMFQDGMLDRHEFLTWVLECFEKIRPGEDELLKLLLPLLLRYSGEFVQSAYLSRRLAYFCTRRLALQLDGVSSHSSHVMSAQSSSTLPTTPAPQPPTSSTPSTPFSDLLMCPQHRPLVFGLSCILQTILLCCPSALVWHYSLTDSRIKTGSPLDHLPIAPSNLPMPEGNSAFTQQVRAKLREIEQQIKERGQAVEVRWSFDKCQEATAGFTIGRVLHTLEVLDSHSFERSDFSNSLDSLCNRIFGLGPSKDGHEISSDDDAVVSLLCEWAVSCKRSGRHRAMVVAKLLEKRQAEIEAERCGESEAADEKGSIASGSLSAPSAPIFQDVLLQFLDTQAPMLTDPRSESERVEFFNLVLLFCELIRHDVFSHNMYTCTLISRGDLAFGAPGPRPPSPFDDPADDSERKEAEGSSSSKLEDPGLSESMDIDPSSSVLFEDMEKPDFSLFSPTMPCEGKGSPSPEKPDVEKEVKPPPKEKIEGTLGVLYDQPRHVQYATHFPIPQEESCSHECNQRLVVLFGVGKQRDDARHAIKKITKDILKVLNRKGTAETDQLAPIVPLNPGDLTFLGGEDGQKRRRNRPEAFPTAEDIFAKFQHLSHYDQHQVTAQVSRNVLEQITSFALGMSYHLPLVQHVQFIFDLMEYSLSISGLIDFAIQLLNELSVVEAELLLKSSDLVGSYTTSLCLCIVAVLRHYHACLILNQDQMAQVFEGLCGVVKHGMNRSDGSSAERCILAYLYDLYTSCSHLKSKFGELFSDFCSKVKNTIYCNVEPSESNMRWAPEFMIDTLENPAAHTFTYTGLGKSLSENPANRYSFVCNALMHVCVGHHDPDRVNDIAILCAELTGYCKSLSAEWLGVLKALCCSSNNGTCGFNDLLCNVDVSDLSFHDSLATFVAILIARQCLLLEDLIRCAAIPSLLNAACSEQDSEPGARLTCRILLHLFKTPQLNPCQSDGNKPTVGIRSSCDRHLLAASQNRIVDGAVFAVLKAVFVLGDAELKGSGFTVTGGTEELPEEEGGGGSGGRRQGGRNISVETASLDVYAKYVLRSICQQEWVGERCLKSLCEDSNDLQDPVLSSAQAQRLMQLICYPHRLLDNEDGENPQRQRIKRILQNLDQWTMRQSSLELQLMIKQTPNNEMNSLLENIAKATIEVFQQSAETGSSSGNTASNMPSSSKTKPVLSSLERSGVWLVAPLIAKLPTSVQGHVLKAAGEELEKGQHLGSSSRKERDRQKQKSMSLLSQQPFLSLVLTCLKGQDEQREGLLTSLYSQVHQIVNNWRDDQYLDDCKPKQLMHEALKLRLNLVGGMFDTVQRSTQQTTEWAVLLLEIIISGTVDMQSNNELFTTVLDMLSVLINGTLAADMSSISQGSMEENKRAYMNLVKKLRKELGERQSDSLEKVRQLLPLPKQTRDVITCEPQGSLIDTKGNKIAGFDSIFKKEGLQVSTKQKISPWDLFEGLKPSAPLSWGWFGTVRVDRRVARGEEQQRLLLYHTHLRPRPRAYYLEPLPLPPEDEEPPAPTLLEPEKKAPEPPKTDKPGAAPPSTEERKKKSTKGKKRSQPAAKTEDYGMGPGRSGPYGVTVPPDLLHHANPGSISHLSYRQGSIGLYTQNQPLPAGGPRVDPYRPVRLPMQKLSTRPPYPGVMPTAMTGVMGLEPSSYKTSVYRQQQPTVPQGQRLRQQLQAKIQSQGMLGQSSVHQMTPSSSYGLQTSQGYTPYVSHVGLQQHAGPAGTMVPPSYSSQPYQSTHPSTNPTLVDPTRHLQQRPSGYVHQQAPTYGHGLTSTQRFSHQTLQQTPMIGTMTPLGAQGVQAGVRSASILPEQQQQQQQQQQQQQQQQQQQQQQQQQQQYHIRQQQQQQILRQQQQQQQQQQQQQQQQQQQQQQQQQQQQQQQQQQAAPPQPQPQSQPQFQRQGLQQTQQQQQTAALVRQLQQQLSNTQPQPSTNIFGRY, from the exons ATGGCGGCCTTCGGGATCTTGAGCTACGAACACCGGCCCCTGAAGCGGCCGCGGCTGGGGCCTCCCGATGTGTACCCTCAAGATCCCAAACAGAAGGAG GATGAACTGACGGCCTTGAATGTAAAACAAGGTTTCAATAACCAGCCTGCCGTCTCTGGGGATGAACATGGCAGTGCCAAGAACGTCAACTTCAATCCTGCCAAG ATCAGTTCCAACTTCAGCAGCATCATTGCAGAGAAGTTACGCTGTAACACTCTCCCCGACACTGGTCGCAGGAAGCCCCAAGTGAACCAAAAAGACAACTTCTGGCTGGTGACTGCGCGATCACAGAGTGCCATTAACACCTGGTTCACTGACCTGGCTGGCACCAAGCCACTCACACAACTAGCCAAAAAG GTCCCCATTTTCAGTAAAAAGGAAGAAGTGTTTGGGTACTTAGCCAAATACACAGTGCCTGTGATGAGGGCCGCCTGGCTCATTAAGATGACCTGTGCCTACTATGCAGCAATCAGTGAGACCAAGGTTAAGAAGAGACATGTCATTGACCCCTTCATGG AGTGGACTCAGATCATCACCAAGTACTTATGGGAGCAGCTGCAAAAGATGGCTGAATACTACCGGCCAGGGCCTGCAGGCAGTGGGGGCTGTGGTTCCACTATAGGGCCTTTGCCCCATGATGTAGAGGTGGCAATCCGGCAGTGGGACTACAACGAGAAGCTGGCCATGTTCATGTTTCAG GATGGAATGCTGGACAGACATGAGTTCCTGACCTGGGTACTTGAGTGTTTTGAGAAAATCCGCCCAGGAGAAGATGAGTTGCTTAAACTTCTGCTGCCCCTGCTGCTTCGA TACTCCGGGGAATTCGTTCAGTCTGCGTACCTCTCCCGCCGCCTTGCCTACTTCTGTACCCGGAGACTGGCCTTGCAACTGGACGGTGTGAGCAGTCACTCCTCCCACGTTATGTCTGCTCAGTCGTCAAGCACACTGCCCACCACTCCCGCTCCTCAGCCCCCAACTAGCAGCACACCCTCTACACCCTTTAGTGACCTGCTGATGTGCCCTCAGCACCGGCCCCTGGTTTTTGGCCTCAGCTGTATCCTTCAG ACCATCCTCCTGTGTTGTCCTAGTGCCTTGGTTTGGCACTACTCACTGACTGATAGCCGCATTAAGACTGGCTCACCACTTGACCACCTGCCTATTGCCCCCTCCAACCTGCCCATGCCAGAGGGCAACAGTGCCTTTACTCAGCAG GTCCGTGCAAAGTTGCGTGAGATTGAACAGCAGATCAAGGAGCGAGGACAGGCAGTTGAGGTTCGCTGGTCTTTTGATAAGTGCCAGGAAGCTACTGCAG GCTTCACCATTGGACGGGTGCTCCATACTTTGGAAGTGTTGGACAGCCATAGTTTTGAGCGCTCTGACTTCAGCAACTCTCTTGACTCCCTTTGCAACCGAATCTTTGGATTGGGACCTAGCAAGGATGGGCATGAG ATCTCTTCCGATGATGATGCTGTAGTATCATTACTGTGTGAGTGGGCTGTCAGCTGCAAGCGTTCTGGTCGGCATCGTGCTATGGTGGTCGCCAAGCTGCTGGAGAAGAGACAGGCTGAGATTGAGGCTGAG CGTTGTGGAGAATCAGAAGCTGCAGATGAGAAGGGTTCCATTGCCTCTGGCTCCCTTTCAGCTCCCAGTGCTCCCATTTTCCAGGATGTCCTCCTGCAGTTTCTGGATACCCAGGCTCCCATGCTGA CGGACCCCCGAAGTGAGAGTGAACGAGTGGAGTTCTTTAACTTGGTACTGCTGTTCTGTGAACTGATTCGACATGATGTTTTCTCCCACAACATGTATACCTGCACTCTCATCTCCCGAGGGGACCTTGCCTTTGGAGCCCCTGGTCCCCGGCCCCCCTCTCCCTTTGATGACCCCGCTGATGACTCTGAGCGCAAGGAGGCTGAGGGCAGCAGCAGTAGCAAGCTGGAG GACCCAGGGCTCTCGGAATCTATGGACATTGACCCTAGTTCCAGTGTGCTCTTTGAGGACATGGAGAAGCCTGATTTCTCA TTGTTCTCCCCTACTATGCCCTGTGAGGGGAAGGGCAGTCCGTCCCCTGAGAAGCCAGATGTTGAGAAGGAGGTGAAGCCCCCACCCAAGGAGAAGATAGAAGGGACCCTCGGGGTTCTTTATGACCAGCCGCGGCACGTGCAGTACGCCACACACTTTCCCATCCCCCAG GAGGAGTCATGCAGCCATGAGTGCAACCAGCGGTTGGTCGTACTGTTTGGGGTGGGAAAGCAGCGAGATGATGCCCGCCATGCCATCAAGAAAATAACCAAGGATATCCTGAAGGTTCTGAACCGCAAGGGGACAGCGGAAACTG ACCAGCTTGCTCCTATTGTGCCTCTGAATCCTGGAGACCTGACATTCTTAG GTGGGGAGGACGGGCAGAAGCGGAGGCGCAACCGGCCTGAAGCCTTCCCCACTGCTGAAGATATCTTTGCTAAGTTCCAGCACCTCTCACATTATGACCAACACCAGGTCACAGCTCAG GTCTCCCGGAATGTTCTGGAGCAGATCACGAGCTTTGCCCTTGGCATGTCATACCACTTGCCTCTGGTGCAGCATGTGCAGTTCATCTTTGACCTCATGGAATATTCACTCAGCATCAGTGGCCTCATCGACTTTGCCATTCag CTGCTGAATGAACTGAGCGTAGTTGAGGCCGAGCTGCTGCTCAAATCCTCGGATCTGGTGGGCAGCTACACTACCAGCCTGTGCCTGTGCATTGTGGCTGTCCTGCGGCACTATCATGCCTGCCTTATCCTCAACCAGGACCAGATGGCACAGGTCTTTGAGGG GCTGTGTGGTGTAGTGAAGCATGGGATGAACCGGTCAGATGGCTCCTCTGCAGAACGCTGTATCCTTGCTTATCTCTATGATCTGTACACCTCCTGTAGCCATTTAAAGAGCAAATTTGGGGAGCTCTTCAG CGACTTCTGCTCCAAGGTGAAGAACACTATCTACTGCAACGTGGAGCCATCAGAATCCAACATGCGCTGGGCGCCCGAGTTCATGATCGACACTCTGGAGAACCCTGCAGCTCACACCTTCACATACACAGGGCTAGGCAAGAGTCTTAGTGAGAACCCTGCTAACCGCTACAGCTTTGTCTGCAATGCCCTTATGCACGTCTGTGTGGGGCACCATGATCCCGATAG GGTGAATGACATCGCAATCCTGTGTGCGGAGCTGACCGGCTATTGCAAGTCACTGAGTGCCGAATGGCTAGGAGTTCTTAAGGCCCTGTGCTGCTCCTCTAACAATGGCACTTGTGGTTTCAACGACCTTCTCTGCAATGTGGAT GTCAGTGACCTGTCTTTTCACGACTCCCTGGCTACCTTTGTTGCCATCCTCATCGCTCGCCAGTGTTTGCTCCTCGAGGATCTGATTCGCTGTGCTGCCATCCCTTCACTCCTTAATGCTG ctTGCAGCGAACAGGACTCTGAGCCGGGGGCTCGGCTTACCTGCCGCATCCTCCTCCACCTTTTCAAGACACCTCAACTCAATCCTTGCCAGTCAGATGGGA ACAAGCCTACCGTAGGAATCCGGTCCTCCTGTGACCGCCACCTGCTGGCTGCCTCTCAGAACCGCATAGTGGATGGAGCTGTGTTTGCTGTTCTCAAGGCTGTGTTTGTACTTG GGGATGCGGAACTGAAGGGCTCAGGCTTCACTGTGACAGGAGGAACAGAAGAACttccagaggaggagggaggagggggcagtggcGGTCGGAGGCAGGGTGGCCGCAACATCTCTGTGGAGACAGCCAGTCTGGATGTCTATGCCAAGTACGTGCTACGCAGCATCTGCCAACAG GAATGGGTAGGAGAACGTTGCCTTAAATCACTGTGTGAAGACAGCAATGACCTACAAGACCCGGTGTTGAGTAGCGCCCAGGCTCAGCGCCTCATGCAGCTCATCTGCTACCCACATCGATTACTGGACAACGAGGATGGGGAAAACCCCCAGCGGCAACGCATTAAGCGTATTCTCCAG AACTTGGACCAGTGGACCATGCGCCAGTCTTCCTTGGAACTGCAGCTGATGATCAAGCAGACCCCTAACAAT GAGATGAACTCCCTCTTAGAGAACATCGCTAAGGCCACAATCGAGGTTTTCCAACAGTCGGCAGAGACAGGGTCGTCTTCTGGAAACACTGCAAGCAACATGCCTAGCAGCAGCAAGACCAAGCCTGTGCTCAG CTCTCTCGAGCGCTCCGGTGTATGGCTGGTGGCCCCCCTCATTGCCAAACTGCCCACCTCAGTCCAGGGGCATGTGTTAAAGGCTGCTGGGGAGGAATTGGAGAAGGGTCAGCATCTGGGGTCCTCTTCCCGCAAAGAACGCGATCGCCAAAAGCAGAAGAG cATGTCCCTGTTGAGCCAGCAGCCCTTCTTATCCCTGGTGCTGACATGTCTGAAAGGGCAAGATGAGCAGCGTGAGGGACTCCTCACCTCCCTCTACAGCCAGGTGCACCAG ATTGTGAATAATTGGCGAGATGACCAGTACTTGGATGACTGCAAACCAAAGCAGCTAATGCACGAGGCGCTCAAGCTGCGGCTCAACCTG GTGGGGGGCATGTTTGACACGGTGCAGCGCAGCACCCAGCAGACCACGGAGTGGGCTGTGCTGCTCCTGGAGATCATCATCAGCGGCACTGTCGACATGCAGTCCAACAA CGAGCTCTTCACCACTGTGTTGGACATGCTGAGCGTGCTCATCAATGGGACCCTGGCTGCGGACATGTCTAGCATCTCTCAAGGCAGCATGGAGGAAAACAAACGCGCCTACATGAACCTGGTGAAGAAGCTGCGG AAAGAGTTGGGGGAGCGTCAGTCGGACAGTCTGGAAAAAGTTCGCCAGCTGCTGCCACTGCCCAAGCAGACCCGAGATGTCATCACATGTGAGCCACAGGGCTCCCTTATTGACACCAAAGGCAACAAGATTGCCGGCTTCGATTCCATCTTCAAGAAGGAG GGTCTACAGGTTTCCACCAAACAAAAGATCTCTCCCTGGGATCTTTTTGAAGGCTTGAAGCCATCAGCACCACTCTCTTGGGGCTGGTTTGGAACAGTCCGGGTCGACCGGCGAGTGGCCCGAGGAGAGGAACAGCAGCGCTTGCTGCTCTACCACACGCATCTGAGGCCCCGGCCCCGTGCCTATTACCTGGAACCACTGCCACTGCCACCGGAAGATGAGGagccccctgctcccaccctgctCGAGCCTGAGAAAAAGGCTCCAGAACCCCCCAAAACTGACAAACCTGGGGCCGCTCCACCTAGTACCGAGGAACGCAAGAAGAAGTCCACCAAGGGCAAGAAACGCAGCCAGCCAGCCGCCAAGACAGAG GACTATGGAATGGGCCCAGGAAGGAGTGGCCCGTATGGTGTGACAGTGCCTCCAGACCTCCTGCACCATGCGAACCCTGGATCCATATCCCACCTTAGCTACAGGCAGGGCTCCATAGGCCTGTACACCCAGAACCAGCCGCTGCCGGCAG GTGGCCCTCGTGTGGACCCGTACCGCCCCGTGCGATTACCAATGCAGAAGCTGTCAACCCGACCACCTTACCCGGGAGTGATGCCCACGGCCATGACTGGAGTCATGGGACTAGAACCCTCCTCCTACAAGACATCTGTCTACCGACAGCAGCAGCCCACGGTGCCCCAAGGACAGCGCCTTCGCCAACAGCTCCAGGCAAAGATA cagAGTCAGGGGATGTTGGGACAGTCATCTGTCCATCAGATGACTCCCAGCTCTTCCTACGGTTTGCAGACCTCCCAG gGCTATACTCCTTATGTTTCTCATGTGGGATTGCAGCAACACGCAGGCCCCGCAGGTACCATGGTGCCCCCCAGCTACTCCAGCCAGCCTTATCAGAGCACCCACCCTTCTACCAATCCTACTCTTGTAGATCCTACTCGCCACCTGCAACAGCGGCCCAGTGGCTATGTGCACCAGCAGGCCCCAACCTACGGACATGGGCTGACCTCCACTCAAAG GTTTTCACACCAGACCCTGCAGCAGACACCCATGATAGGTACCATGACACCGCTGGGCGCGCAGGGCGTCCAGGCCGGCGTTCGATCGGCTTCCATCCTGCctgagcagcagcagcaacagcagcagcagcagcagcagcaacagcaacagcagcagcagcagcagcagcagcagcagcagcagcagtaccACAtccggcagcagcagcagcagcagatcCTACGG cagcagcagcaacagcagcagcagcagcagcagcagcagcagcagcaacagcagcagcagcaacagcagcagcaacagcaacaacagcagcagcagcagcaggcggcccctccccagccccagccccagtcccagccccag TTCCAGCGC